The sequence TTGTACTTAAGTTCCGTCAGTAAATCTGCAACATTCTGCACGCTTTTTCTCGTGTTACAGAAAATTACATGTCTACTGAGGAAATGCCTACTCTGCACACACCCCTTCATCCTGGCGCTACTTTGCGCGTCCTTGCTGTTTAGAAGCTCCAACAGGAGGgcagttttttccttatttttgctgttaataaatatgtgtttCATTTCGGAGCTGATATCGTGGCTCTTCAGGTGAATCACCTCCTGGATATGTTTGCTCCTCACGTTGTTGGCGAGAAATTCGCTAATACAAAACGTTTTCGTTGCTGACACGAATATGGATATGGGGATGTTCGAGCTCAGGGTGTTCTTTTCGTTTTCGGCTCCTCCGCTGTTGATCAGTCGTATAACTTCCGCACGTTCGTTGGGTTCGTTGCGTTTGTCGTGCTctgtgtttttccttttggtgcTGCGAGGGGTGCCCTCTTCGGGGGGGCTCTCCCCATTGGTACTGTTTCTTACGCATGATTCGCCtgtcttttctttcccatcACACGATTTGGGGGCACCCCGACTGTAACTTCCGTCGTCGGTCTCCTGCCCCACGTCACCTTCTTCACACCTATCTGGACTCACCTCatcattttcctcttcctgcgTCATGTCAGTTATTTTCTGCTGGATTAGACTGCTTCTGCGTCCCCTCCGTCGTGTACTCCGACGCGCTTCTTCGTTCTCCAAGTCGAATCCCTTCTTTTGTCCATCACGCACATCCTCATGAGGATCACCAGAGCGATCATCTCTGAGAACATCACTGGGGTTGCTCCCCGCATGAGGCCCCTCAACCGAGACACCCCCCCTAAAATAATACATGTTAGTGTAATTCCTTATATGGTTAAGCACAAGCTGCAGCTTCCCTTCGTTGAATGCATTGCACAGCGTTTCTGCCTGCTCCACGACTACGTACTTTAAAAActtaaaattgtacaaatgcTTATTTTTGGAGTTGtctattttttcgaaaattttaTCGGGTGTCCCAACCAAAATGTCGATATTGTAATTTATTGCCTTGGCGCTTcgcttcacatttttactaattctttttaaaaaattgttcgtTTTGATGAACTCGCTACGCACATTTGGGTACCCCCCAAAGTGATCCTCATCATGCGAGTTGTACCATTCGTCTGCGTAGTCCATTCTTGGAGCCCCCGCATCACCTGCCTGAGATAGCATCTCCACGTGAAACTTTTTAACAGACTTCCTTTTGTACGAATATCCCCCCGCCAGCAACTCAATATTTacgtcaaaattttttaaaaaggagaaaagttcGAACGCAGCTTCCCTCGTGTTTGTTAAAATAACTGCATAGGGAAagaagacattttttttatgcctcAAACAGTTCAGTTCattgttcttcttattccttacGTAGCTCCTGCTGacgttgtaatttttgtatttacgtatgtatatgtacctgTTTCGTACTTTGTGCTTTTCATAGGCtacatgaaaaaagaaattgtccaTTCTCCTGTTCGCACATAttaacttttccttcttccgaAACAGTTTGTttcgaaattttttgtaattatatttatttaaaaagtggtaaaattttgataggcttttcataattttctcATTGTTCATGTAAAAGTTGTTTAATATTGGAAGGAAATAGCTCAGTGTCTTCCCCGTGTTATCTGGACTCACGATAACATACACATCGTTGAAGCATTTGGTTTTCTCTCCACATGGAGTGGCTTCCCCATCGTGTGACGGCACGGCCGTTCGGCAGCTGCTCCGATCGGCATGCCTACCAGGAGTTTGGCCTCTCCCAAAGGACTTCCCCCCATCACATGATTGGTACTTCCCGACATCGTAAAAATCCCCCCTCATGTTAAAACTCTCCTTCAAGTAACCATTAATGCAACTTCTACTTTTCAATATTTCTCTACACACATCTGCCTTCGCACCAGACGTGGCCACTTCCGCACGTCCCTCCGTTGAGTCCCCCCTTCCCTGTAGCAGCAACGGTATTACGTTCCTCTGAATTTGCGTGGGGGTAAAAATCTTCATTTCGTTCAGCTTCAAATACACGTCCGTTTTGAAATTAAATTCGAGGAAGCTTGCGTTTTGGAGCCCCTCCTTAAAGTTCACCCCTTTCATGTCTGTTCTGCTGATATGTGTGCGACTCTCCTTTTGGTCCTTCCCCCTCGGATCATCCCGTCTGTCTTCATTGTGGTCATCCCTCTTTTCAGTACGCTCACTCGATTGTCCCTGTATTTGGAGTTCCCCCCCAGCGGCAGCAGTGCTGTTCCTGCTCTTGCCGATTAACATGCCCttgaatattctgtaaaCGGCGTGCCCCTTCCCCAGGCAGCGAATATTGGGACCcctcatcattttttctccgcCCCAAAATTGGCATTATATAGTACAGCAGGAAATACACACATGGGGTATTGGTAATCCCACCAGTGTGGCGATAcatggggaaaaagaagaagaggcacCCTAGTTCTTCTCTACCGATTAAATACAATCACGCCATCTGTAATCCCCGCGCGATGTTACTTAAATAACTTCTCGCATAATGGAATACCTCGTGTcgctttttcgttttatttgTACACCACATTGAGTAGGATAGGCCTATGCACACACGCCTACACCTTCATATGCGAAGTTGTGATCAAGCTTGAGGGTCGAAAAGGCTCCCCCGGTGCCTACATACCAGAGTGACTATTTTcataagaggaaaaaaatggcaaagctAAAATGAcatcacaaaaaagaagcgtCAAAAATTTCCCTAACGACGTTAACTCAGTGAGGGTGAAAATCCTCTGTTAGGTGTTTCTCCACTCTTTGGGAAGTGCCTTTCCTTTGAAACCACGCAAAATGAGCAAGATGCTCTTAGAATGGAAAAGCAGAACCAACTGTTCATGCGAGTTGAACACATATGGGAAGTACATACAGGTAATACACCAAAGGTAAGGTAATCccacatttatatatacatattttttttttcccgccacctctttcattttggctaCCTCCACGGATGCAACAGAAAGTTCCTTTCCGGTATGAGGAAATCAAAgttgaggaaaataaaacacgTGGCTAATTTATTAGCTACATTTTAACCGTTTTCTACTTCCCATTCGGGCGAAAAACTATTtactcatatttttaaataacttATTCCAGTTAATGTTGTCATAAAAAGTGTGTTACGcgaaaacgaaataaaagCTGAGCAGGAATTTCACAACATGACACCTGGCACAGCAAAAGGCGGCACTGTGTAAGTAGCGCAACGCTGTTCAATCATGTCAAAGGTCACTCCGCTCATTTACTTCTACCCAATTTTAACGCGCTCTTtccatttaaaaataaaaaaaaaaaaaaaattttccgtGCGACGTTCTTCTCACTCGTTTTATGGGGACACGTTCGACCCTTCTCTTCTTACGCTTCGTTGTACTCATGTAGGAAACTCATAATCGGGCATATCACATGATGGGAATCTTTCCTTTAtcttgttttttaaaaaatttctttacGGAACGTTTCACACATAAGTGGAAAACCTCCCCTCGAGGGGGGGATCCCCATCCTGTGCTGAAACGGTCAGCATTCGTATGGTCCTAAATTTTACCTATACTGtaatatgaaggaaaaaaaaaaaaaaaatcacacatatttataagcGATGCAACTTTGTTTTGTCTGCACAAACGCGCATTGACGATGTtgccaaaagggaagaagtccAATTTACTCAGCAATATTATTGTACGTACCTTCTTAAATCCAATAATGTCGGCCCTTTCTCGGAAGCACTGTCTGCATATGTTAATGTTGTACTTTCTGATTATGGCATGTCTGTTCGAGCACACGCGGctgcaaaggaagaaggggttaAAAAATGGGTCGTGAATTTGAAGCGGAATATACACTCATCACAAGCGGTGCAGTGCAGGGTAAATTGCACAATGATACACTCGGCGCGAAAATCTACGATCCTGTGAAGCGACACTCCTCCCCCTCATCTCACGCATAATgatgaaaacaaaatgatcCACATGGTTATTATGGCCTATACGTATTCGCCCTGACGCAGAGGACTATTTCTTAAAAAGGGTCACCATAATATACGCCTCTGTTCACTCCGCCCTCCTCCGCTTGGCGTCATTATAACTACGTTAAATATGCATACGCTTCAATCACATATGCGCACGTAGATGTCAGAGGCGAAGTGATTAATGTGAAGGTATCCCCCTGTTGACTCCCCCGCGCAAATTCTctcttcaaaattttaatcGCTTCACCACACCAGCCCTTTCGGCTACCCCACATTTTAACCACTGCGGAGATGACTTACCATTGCCTGGATCCCTGGCCGTACTTCTTCGGATGAACGTTCTGAATGCAACCCAtggtttatatttttttaaaaaagggaagagaaaaatggtcAGCGTTAAATTTAACCTTTTATAACTTttctaaaagaagaaaaaatgatgccCTTGGATTATTAGCAGGTGAGGGAATATATCTTCGTCAGCGAAATTGTtttaaatgtattttttaaattcttgtgatggaaaaaagtaaagttTATGtgacttaattttttttttttttctttttactaaATTGCAAATTTTGTTATATATGCAATTTTCGTTAACGCCTTTGAACATATAACGCTACCCTACACTTGCGGGGGGAGGTTCCGTAcccatatataaatatttattcatgtaTGCACGAGCGTTGGCCCAATTACGACGTTTTCATGTAcgcggaaaaaaggaagttattTTGGGCCGAGCggcttcccattttggcaagctttctttttaaagaaccCCGCGGTTGGTGTTGCGTGTCGGTTGGGTTTAATTTCCTCAGTGCGCTGAAGAGATCATCATATATTTCCGTGTATGCAGCAATgtcagggaaaaaaaaaaaaaaaaaaaaaaaaaacgggccACATCATTTTCTCTGGGAATACCTCCCCATAAATGCAAATCTGCAATTGAGTCACCCCCCCATGATGTTTGCCCTAAATaggtaaaatgaaaaatatggaaaaaacacGAGTTAAACCGTTATCAAGTTTGTAGTagccttttccattttttttaccttttttttcgccattTCACGATGTTGTTTgtttgtacatataaatacattgtatacatttatgtatgAACAAATGTATATGCCCCCTTCCTGGGGCGCCCCATTTTGGCCCCAACGTCGCGAGCGAGGTGGCATACCCAAAGGGGCGAAGAGGAAACTCGTACAATCGAACAGAGGTGAATGTCGCCCGTTCGCGCGTCAAAAAGGGTCAACgcaaagaaacaaaaagatgaaaaaataacaaatcgaagcaaaacaaaacaaaggaaCATTTCGAACGAAACAGTTAATTTAACCCACCTTCGGTGACTTTAatttgagagaaaaaaaaaatgatcgaGGGAGAGAGTCAAGGGGTTTCCCAACCACCGcgtcgtttttcttttttttcttttttacacaaaatggaatatgCTTCACGCaaattgcaaaattttaactGCATTTTACCCACAATGTTGTGCGAAACGTTTTAAATTGGTAATATACGCACAAATCTGTTTATGAAATGGGGGAAGGGGGGATATCATTCTGACTTGTCTCACTGGCTAGTTGTCTTTGTTCTGGCGCAAATGTGAAGTTTTCCCAAACGAACATTGGCTGcggaggtggaaaaaaaaaaaataaaattataaaatgaaataaatatttcccCGACTTCTACATCCTGGGAATATCTCCCCATTTACATGAGAATAGTGTGCCCCCCCCAGGAGAACACACAAACAGTTTGGAAATTTTGCAGGAaaaagtttttcatttttttttgagcggTTTACGTCAAGCGTCCCAACGTTATCGGCGAAATGACCTGCATGGTtgtttgaagaaaaaaaaaaaaaaaaaaatttaacgcACACACTGATTTTCTAATTCAACACCAAACAGTCGCAGTACTTCCACTCCTTATAAGGAGAAATAATATTACAGGAGACACCTCTCAATTGTGATCTGCTTAATGTGCGTACCTGGCTGATTGGTGTTGCTGTCATATTTACAAATTAAAACCCCGCTGTTGCTGCAGCAGGCACTTGAGCACCCGATGTGCTGTGAGGTGGAaaggtgtgcatatatacgtatatatatacatatatattcctaatGCGTACGTgtaaatgtgtgcatattcGCTCACACGCGAAGTACCTCAGCGCTGTTCCATACAACCCTGGTGAATTCAAAAACGGTGTCGTCCCCCCGGCGGATGGGTcctaatgagaaggaaaaatgtgcacacgtgAATGTCCTCTGCGTAGGAGGCCAccaaaatgtagaaataGTGAATGCACTGGCAAACTATGCTTATCATTTTGATGAGCGCATTTATGagatcaattttttttttttctgtcctaTTCGGAAGGTGGGATAATTCGACGTGCGTGACACATGCGAGATTACTCCTCCGTTGCGCATTTATCCCTCTCGCCgctgttccattttggggAAACTTTCTTAAATATGTTCAGTGGTCAGTACTTAACCACCACAGGATGGAAAAGGCAACAATAAAGGCACTCCACATGTTCcacccatttttgcaaagcgACTTCTTATCCCCTCCCCCATTTAGTTGCtccctttttgtgtattaCCTAACTCAAAGTCATAGTTGTTAATGCCTTCATACCATGTATCGACGGCGGATTCAATTTTGCTGCTGGGCGAAATGGTAAAATAATTTGTGTTTATTTGGTTCACCATGACATTGCAATTGGAGATCTCCTTTATCTGTAGAAGGGGAGGACAATTCGAAGTGCACATATAggaccccttttttatttgaaagTAAAGCGGCTTCGAAAAATGCTAAGTGTGAATCCGTTCTGCTCAGTTCTCCATCCACTATGCAACAGTTCTTCTTTgtgcaaaggggaaaattagCGAAATTGTCGTGTAACCAGTTTGGCTTCAGCGCTTGCTTCATTTTCCAGCTGTGTGCTCCTTAACAGagggtgcaaaaaaaaaaaaaaaaaaaaaaaaaaaaaagcacttcCATTATATCATCCGTATATTAGAGACTATCAATTTTATCCTAATATGGGGCCTACTCAAATGCcattaaaaagaatgccGTTTACCAACGCAGCGGATCGGCGTTATGCTTCAGCCGCAAATCATTGTGTCTTTCTCGAATGAAGTCATTCTGCGAAATTCAGACAGAGCGTATGAATATGACAGGGCTGATGGGGatagtaaaaaatgacaatttttttttccccatttagaGAAAGTTTACGTTAAAGGAGCAAAAGCCTCCAGCCACTGCTTTACACGAGGAGAGGCTCAAAATggttaagaagaaaagtagGGCAAAAAGGCAATGCAGGCGTCTGTCCACCATTGTGCGTGAAGAGAGATCGCCGTGAATTTTCTGTTGCTTTAATAtgttttctttattcctttttttttcgaattgaGGTTAAAAACCAAGGGCAATTATTACTCATGAGGTATGGCAAGATAAATTGCGTCTGCTTATTTCTTCTGTGGGGAGTGCACCCATGTGTGTGGATGTAGACACAAACAAGGACTTATGAACCTACCTCTTTTAATATGTGTGGAAAACTTTTAAATGCAATCCGAAATGGCCAATGtcattgttccttcccttttatgtgTAAATATCCAAAGTGGGAATAACACCCCCGTTTTGTCGTCTCTCTCCAACCGTTGTACATACATTAGATgaaagaacaagaaaaaatgcatggaccttttttttttttttttttttttcacattttccagCAGATCACCTATCTTCCCGTATACAGTGACCAATTGGTCTTTCAATTTTAGGAGCAATTAAAATTTCGTTTGAATGAACGTATGCCTTGTGCTACTGTGCAGCGGTGGTTTTCTCCGCCGCGCGCACGTTCGCACTGCCCTGCTTAGTTCTATTAAAATTTGGAGGGAAAAAGGGCTTCACAATTGCACACAAGCGTGCATGTATGAAAATTCGCACATACGTATGGTATATGGATACATATGTGAACACACATGCGTAGacatatttttgtgcatacctacatatatgcaccCCCCCGCGATGCAAAGCAAAAAACGCAGTTCCCGGAACTGGTAATGAAACTGGGAAATTTAAATTGTCGAAAAGTGGGGGGCAAATTgagcttcttcttcacttcaCCCAGGAGTTTAACAGTTTCGTGCAGTCATGCATACGTCATTTGGtcattaaataaaaaaaaatttaattcattatttaattaaaaaaagttgcgTAATCTCCTTGTGCATCGACTCTTGGGGCACGTGAAAATGTGCGTGTATGTGTGGCCcgctttttcctcttccactAGTGTCTACAAGGATGATCTTCCTTCACGAGTACAGCAGAACAGCACTCATGAGGACACAAATGATACCTGTGAGAAGAGAAAGGGAGAGaatttacacattttggGCCCAACGTGGGAAACACATAAACGGCAAAGGAGTCACAATCATCGCAACGCCTTACCCAGAAATTCCAAGAAACCCATCCCGATCAGCGTGTACGTGAACAACTCGTCCTTGATTGAAGGGTTCCTACTTGTTCCTAACACCAGGgctgaaaataaattaccgATACCTTGCGCAACCTAAAgggagttttttttaaaaggaatttGTACGTATTTAAGACGGTTAAGGGGGTCGTTCCATATTTGGCTGTTCATTATCTTCTGTCAAAGATTATCATTTTGACGCATTTCTCAATAATTCCCAGTTATTCTCGCTTTATGAACAGGGTTGTTTGGgctagctagctatttttttttttttttttttttttttttttttttttttttttttttccttttgcttgGTTCGCCCTGTGAGTGCTTACCCCTCCCACGGACATCAGCGCAATGGCTGCGGACAGGCTGGCGATTCCACTGTCATGTCTCACGCCTAGTTTATGGTTGACGCAGCTTCGTTCGTCATTCTTCTGGGTGCgtaggggaaagaaaaaaaaacgaaaaaaatgagaaaaaatgaaaaatgtgacaAAAAAGGACAATTTGTCGCTCAACGTGCTGCGCCACTGGGAAGACGTCATAGAGTTAACGCAAAAACAACACTAGGATGGCCATGGCGCTCATTTGtggggcacaaaaaaatgggcggCAGAAAACGAGGGCAATTCTCCAAATGGGTTGCACGAACAACGCGTAAGGCAAGTAATggatgtgtaaaaaaaaaagggaaactgTCAACTACACACGTGTGTGCAAATTACCTGCAGGAGCGCATTGCAGTTGGTAGTATTAACCGTCCTGCTGATGAACGGAGACGTGTGGTAGTACTTCACGAAGCAGTTGGGTTTATTCAGTTCGCTGCAAAAGGAGCTGCCTCCAATTCTGGTCGAGATACTTCGGTTGGCCGCAAAATATCCCGAGCTCAAAAAGGAGCTTTTAAACTTGAAGTTTTGAAACAGCGAAGAACTTAGcgtgttgtaaaaaaatttattcattttgatgAGTTTGGCTTGTTTATGTGGTGTAATGGGTGTAAGGGGTAGGGAGCTGAGAGGAGCGTAGCACAGGGATAACACAACGCAACTGTGCAAAATGCagcgaaaataaaataactacACTTCGATGGGGAAATAAATTTTCAGTAACAACTATATGCCAAGCATACAGAACtatatgtgtaggattttcaGGTGCTATGTAAAATCTTATAAATGCGTGTATCCTCGAAGGGgctttttttgtatgcctGTATTTGCACTCTTCGCGAAATGGTACAGATGGTGTACAAATGTTTTCGTGCTTCCAGTTTTAAGTGCTTATCAGGGAAGGTGTTTATCGAGTGGAGGAgtatgttaattttttttcttttttcacaagaagaaaaaaacatggaataaaaaaaaaatagatgtGGTGCTTCCTTTCTGTGCAGAaggttttcttcttttttttttttcaataaccTTGTCGAAAATAATCTTATAGTACCCTTCTCCTTCGAAGGTAATTTTCGAGTTAAATGTGCCGCTTGCACTTATGTACGTACCGCTGGGCGGATTCGGGCGACGCGAGGATACGTCGATGAGCGGACGCTGGATTTTATATGCATTACGCACGTACACCCAGTGAAATATCTACATGCCCCAGGTGCcaaattattaatttttccttttaaggCACACGTGAAATGCACATGAGGgtaaaacggaaaaaaaaatctcaaATGTACCCATGTACGCCAAATAGGCTAAATAAACCAATCCAACGATACCATCTGAACCAAGCAAGTGACCAAAAAAGGCACAAACTGAACTGCGCACAAACAGCGAAGGAACCCGAGAAATTTCTTAACGCCTAATGCCTACAAAGGAAGCAATTTAGGGAACAAAGCCAGGCCCAACCAAAGCGAAGCGAAGCAGAGtggcttaaaaaaaaaaaaaaaaatcttttgTTCACCTGTACATCATCGCAACTTGCGCACCAAAATTATCACCCCCAACCGTTTCTGCAGCAATTCtgcaaaggaaaatatttctcatttttccacttctcaTCCCCAGGAgctattttccttctttcctgtTCTCaggctgaaaaaaaaaaaaaaaaagaatagggCAGCCGGCTCGAACGAGATGATATGCCTGCGCGTACCTCGATCCCAGCCGTGTTCGCCAAGTGAGCATGTTTTCCCCATATAAacgtatatgcatatgttcatttttatataaaaattgatGTCAAAAGTAGGGGATTTGGCGAATCGTGTTAATTTCCCCACGAGTAACGGCTGCATGGGAAATATCATGAAAAGGATGAGCCCCCTTTGTACATAGCTGTTAGCAGAATCGTCCCGTTCGTTTTAGCAAAATAAGCGGAGGGGCCCAGCCTATGTACAGGAAGCCCCACTCGCGCATATGCCTGAAACCGCGTGACGTTTCTCGAAATTACTTTCCAAAAGGGGTGTCCCAACATATGCGCGTGCACGGCAAGGTATAATAAGtaacttccccctttttcccacGGTTCGGCACTCATTAAAAGGAGGGACTCCCACCCAAGGACTCACCCCCTGTGTGTTGATATCTTGTTCATACATTCCACCTACTTGCGCCACCACACTGAGATAATTCCCAAACGGTGAATATTCCCCGCAACACGCGAACGGATAACAGTTTTCACATTCGTGGGAAGTACAGACAACTGTTCACCCCCTCCAGAGCATATAACCTTGCCGACGCACGATGAACAGCATCCTGAGCACGGAGAAGCTGTGTGAAGTGTTGGAAGGATCCATCAGTGCGtctaaggagaaaaggaCACAATGCGAGGAGTACCTGAAGCAGGTGTGCAAAGTGGAGGGGTACATACAAGTAATTCTGAACATCGTGAAGAGTGCCAACCTAGTGGACGACAACATAAGAATTTCAGCcctgatttttttaaaaaacacgataaaaaataactatGAGGggttgaagaaggaagagatcTGTGGCCTGACCAAGGACATATATGAAAGTTTCCTCTACCtggaaaagaaggacaagCAAATTTACATGCAGTTGTTCGAAATAATGAAGGTGCTAATACACAATAGTTTTCCAGAacattttgtcattttggaTAACATCCTTAATGACGTAAATCAGCGAAAGGATGTGAGGAGACTGTA is a genomic window of Plasmodium coatneyi strain Hackeri chromosome 1, complete sequence containing:
- a CDS encoding 30S ribosomal protein S14p/S29e, whose product is MGCIQNVHPKKYGQGSRQCRVCSNRHAIIRKYNINICRQCFRERADIIGFKKVKFRTIRMLTVSAQDGDPPLEGRFSTYV
- a CDS encoding ATPase subunit 9; the protein is MNKFFYNTLSSSLFQNFKFKSSFLSSGYFAANRSISTRIGGSSFCSELNKPNCFVKYYHTSPFISRTVNTTNCNALLQKNDERSCVNHKLGVRHDSGIASLSAAIALMSVGGVAQGIGNLFSALVLGTSRNPSIKDELFTYTLIGMGFLEFLGIICVLMSAVLLYS